CGCATATATCGACGCCAACATCCAGGGGTTCATGAACATCCTGGAGGGCTGCCGCCATCACCAGATTCAGCATCTGGTCTATGCATCCAGCTCCTCGGTTTATGGCGGCAACACCCTGATGCCCTTCAGCGAGCATCACAGCGTCGACCATCCGGTCAGCCTGTATGCCGCCACCAAGAAGGCCAACGAGCTGATGGCGCATACCTACAGCCATCTCTATCGCCTGCCCACCACGGGTCTGCGCTTCTTCACGGTTTATGGCCCCTGGGGCCGGCCGGACATGGCGCTCTTCCTGTTCACCAAGGCCATCCTGGAAGGCCGCGCTATCGACGTGTTCAATCACGGTCAGATGGTGCGCGACTTCACCTACATCGACGACATCGCCGAGGGCGTTGTGCGGGTGTTGGATCGCCCGGCCGAAGCGGACCCGACCTACGACGCCAAGGCCGCCGATCCGGCGCGCTCGAACGCGCCCTACCGCGTGTTCAACATCGGCAACCATGACCCGGTGACCCTGATGGAGTTCATCGAGGCCATCGAGTCTGCCATCGGCACCGAGGCCAAGAAGAACTTCCTGCCCTTGCAAGCCGGTGACGTGCCCGCCACTCACGCCGATGTGGAAGAGCTGGGCGCCTGGACCGGCTTCAAACCAGCCATGCCGGTGCCCCAGGGAATCAAAAACTTCGTCGCCTGGTACCGCGACTATTTCAAGGTCTGAGCACGGAGCGAGCGAGGTCCCTGCGGACCTCGCGACCCCGTGCGAAGGCCTGGGCGCCTGCGAGCGCACAGGCTGAGCCCCTAGCGAGCGAGGTCCCTGCGGACCTCGCGACCCCGTGCGAAGGCCTGGGCGCCTACGAGCGCACAGGCTGAACCCCTAGCGAGCGAGGTCCCTGCGGACCTCGCGACCCCGTGCGAAGGCCTGGGCGCCTACGAGCGCACGGGCTGAGCCCCGAGCGAGCGAGGTCCCTGCGGACCTCGCGACCCCGTGCGAAGGCCTGGGCGCCTACGAGCGCACGGGCTGAGCCCCGAGCGAGCGAGGTCCCTGCGGACCTCGTGACTCCGAGCGAAGGCCTGGGCGCCTACGAGCGCACAGGCTGAGTCCAGACCTCAGAGCGGCGCGATGTCTTTCAACAGGGGCGCTTTGGCGTCTTTGTCGGCCAGGGTGAAGGCCTCGCCGATATTGGGCCAGGCGATGCCGATGTCGGGGTCGTCCCAGCGCACCACGCCCTCGCACTCGGGGGCGTAGTAGTCGGTGGTCTTGTAGAGGAAGTCGGCCGAGTCGCTCAGCGTCAGGAAGCCATGTCCGAAGCCGGCCGGGATCCAGAGCTGCCGGTGGTTGTCGGCACTCAATTCCACGCCCACCCAGCGGCCGAAGCTGGGGCTGCCGGCGCGCAGGTCCACCGCCACGTCTAAGACGCTCCCGGCCACGCAGCGCACCAGCTTGCCCTGGGCATGGGGCGCACGCTGGAAATGCAGGCCGCGCAATACACCGCGACTGGAACGGCTGTGGTTGTCCTGAACGAAGCGCACCGAGCTGCCCACGGCGGCGTTGAAGCGTGCTTCGTTCCAGCTCTCGGTGAAGAAGCCACGGGCATCGCCAAACACCCGGGGCTCCAGGATCAGCACGCCGGGCAGGGCGGTTTCAATGACGTTCATGGACAAGTTTTTGTAGGTATTGACCGTACTGGGTCTTGGCCAACGGGGCGGCCAGACGCAGCAACTGCTCGCTGTCGATCCAGCGCTGCGCGTAGGCGATTTCTTCAGGGCAGGCGACTTTGAGGCCTTGGCGCTTCTCCAACGTGGCAATGAACTGACCCGCTTCGAGCAGGCTGTCGTGCGTGCCGGTGTCCAGCCAGGCATAGCCACGACCCATGATGGAGACATGGAGTTGCTGCATCGCCAGATAGCGCGCGTTCAGGTCGGTGATCTCCAACTCGCCGCGCGGGCTGGGCTTCAGGTCGGCCGCCAAATCGCACACCTGCGAGTCATAGAAGTAGAGGCCGGTGACCGCGTAATTGCTCTTGGGGGCTTTGGGCTTTTCTTCGATCGAGACGGCGCGCTTCTTCTCGTCAAAGGCCACGACGCCATAACGCTCGGGGTCGGTCACGTGGTAGGCGAAGACCGAGGCGCCACCCTGGCGGCTGTCCGCTTCCTTCAAAAGCACTGGCAGATCGTGCCCATAAAAGATGTTGTCACCCAGCACCAGGCTGGACGGCGCGTTGCCAATGAATTCGCGGCCAATCAAGAAGGCCTGCGCCAAGCCGTCAGGACTGGGTTGCACGGCGTACTGAATGCTCATGCCCCATTGGCTGCCATCACCCAGCAATTGCGCAAAGCGCGGCGTGTCCAGCGGGGTGGAGATCAACAGCACCTCGCGGATGCCGGCCAGCATCAGCGTGGACAGTGGGTAATAGACCATCGGCTTGTCGTAGACCGGCAGTAGTTGCTTGCTGACGGCCAGCGTGGCCGGATGCAGGCGGGTGCCGGAGCCGCCTGCCAGGATGATGCCCTTGCGGGTGGTGGTAGGGTTCATGCCAAAACCTCGTCAAGCATGCGGCGTACGCCCTGCTCCCAATGGGGCAGGCGCAGGCCGAAGGTGGACTCGAATCGGCGGCAATCCAGGCGCGAATTGAGCGGCCGGCGCGCCGGGGTGGGGTAGGCGCTGCTGGGGATGCCTTCGGGCTGAGTGCAACGCAGGGTCTGACCGTGCGCGGCGGCGTGCTGCAGTACCAAGGCGGCGTAGGCGACCCAGTTCGTCACGCCGGCAGCCGCTAGGTGGTAGGTGCCGCTGGCGCTCGGTTCGGCCAGCAATTGGCGCAGCGCATGGGTGCAGCAATCGGCCAGCAGTTCGGCCCCGGTGGGCGCGCCAAATTGATCGTTGACCACCCTGAGCTGATCCCGTTCCGCGCCCAAGCGCAGCATGGTCTTGGCAAAGTTGCCACCACGCGCCGCATAGACCCAGGACGTGCGCAGGATTAAATGAACACAGCCACTGGCGCGGATGGCGTCCTCGCCCGCCAGCTTGGTGGCGCCGTAGACGCTCAAGGGGCCGGTGGGCGCGCGTTCGTCGCGAGGTTGATCGCCGCTGCCGTCAAACACATAGTCGGTGCTGAACTGGACCAAAGGGATGCCCAGCGTCTGCGCCACGACCGCCAGGCGCGCTGGGCTCTCGGCGTTGACCCGTCGTGCCAGCTCGGGCTCACTCTCGGCCTTGTCTACGGCGGTGTAGGCGGCAGCATTGACGATGGCCTGCGGCGCGAGCATCTGCACTCGCTGCGCCAGTGCCTCGGGCTTTGACAGATCGCCCAACTCGCGGTCCCAGGCATGCAGCTCTCCGAGCGGTGCGAGGGCGCGCTGAAGTTCCCAGCCGACCTGGCCCTTGGCGCCTAAAAGAACGAATTTCATGCGTACTGTGTCTCAATCCAATCGCGATAGGCCCCGCTCTGCACCCTTGCCACCCAGCCCGGATGATCGAGGTACCACTGCACCGTCTTGCGGATGCCGGTCTCGAAGGTCTCGGCCGGGCGCCAGCCCAATTCGCGCTCGATCTTGCGCGCATCGATGGCATAGCGACGGTCGTGGCCGGGGCGGTCTTTCACGTAGGTGATCAGGCGGGCGTAGGGGCCATCGCTGCTGGGGCGAAGTTCATCGAGCAGGGCGCAAACCGTTCTCACGATGTCAATGTTGGCCTTTTCGTTCCAACCGCCGACGTTGTAGGTCTCGCCCAGGCGGCCCTGGGCCAGCACCGTGCGGATGGCGCTGCAATGGTCCTTGACGTACAGCCAGTCGCGGATTTGCTGGCCGTCGCCGTAGACCGGCAAGGGCTTGCCGGCCAGTGCGTTGACGATCATGAGCGGGATCAGCTTCTCGGGGAAATGGAAGGGCCCGTAGTTGTTGCTGCAGTTCGTGGTCAGCACCGGCAGCCCATAGGTGTGGTGCCAGGCGCGTACCAGGTGGTCGCTGGCGGCTTTGCTGGCGGAATACGGGCTGTTGGGCTCGTAGGGGTGTGCCTCGGTGAAGGCCGGGTCATTGGGTGCCAGGCTGCCGTAGACCTCGTCGGTGCTGACGTGCAGAAAGCGGAAGTCGCCCTTGATCGCTTCGGCCTGGCCCGACCAATAGGCGCGCGCCGCCTCCAGCAGCGTGAAGGTGCCCTCGACGTTGGTCTTGATGAAGGCGCCCGGGCCGTGGATGGAGCGGTCGACATGGCTTTCGGCCGCGAAGTGCAGGATGGCGCGCGGCCGATGGGTGACCAGGAGCTGATCCAGCAAGGCACGGTCACCGATGTCACCGTGCACGAAGTGATGGCGCTCGTCGCCCTTCAACCTGGCCAAGTTCTCGCGGTTGCCGGCATAGGTCAGGGCGTCCAGCGTGACGACCTTTTCCTGACTCTGGTCCAGCCAGTCCAGCACGAAATTGCTGCCAATGAAGCCGGCGCCGCCTGTCACAAGAATCGTCATGAGATCAGGCCCGCCCGTAGGTGTCGGAGAAGCGCACGATGTCATCCTCACCCAAGTAGGAGCCCGACTGCACTTCAATGATTTCGAGCGGCAGCTTGCCCGGGTTGCACAGCCGGTGCGTGGCACCCAGCGGGATATAGATGCTCTGGTTCTCGCTCAGCAGCACGGTCTTGTCGGCCACCGTGACCTCGGCCGTTCCGCTCACCACGATCCAATGCTCGGCGCGGTGGTGGTGCATTTGCAGACTCAGAGACGCTCCCGGCTTGACCTGGATGCGTTTGACCTGGAAGCGCTCGCCATGGTCGATGCCGTCGTACCAACCCCAGGGGCGGTGCACCTTGCGATGCAGCAGCTGTTCGCCACGGCCGCTGGCCTGCAGCTTCTCCACGATGGTCTTGACCTCCTGGCTGCGCTTGCGGTCGATGACCAGCACGGCGTCGGGCATCTCCACCACCATCACATCGTTCAGACCGACGGCGGCGACCAAACGCGAGTTGGCATGCACCAGGGTGTTGCGGCAATTGGCCAGCAGGGCGTCGCCGCGCTGCACATTGCCATCGCTGTCCTGCGGGCCGACCTGCCAGACCGCTTCCCAGGCTCCCAGATCGTTCCAACCGGCGGCCAGCGGCACCATCACCAAGGCATGGGCGCTGCCGGGGCAGCGTTCCATCACGGCGTAGTCCACCGATTCGGCGGGCACGGCCGCGAAGAGCTTGGCGTCGGGGCGCACGAAGCGCTGGTCCTGCTGGGCATTGGCAAAGGCGGCTTCGGTGGCGGCCAGGATGTCGGGGCGGAAATCCTTCAGGGCGGCCAGCCAGCGCGAGGCGCGCAGCACGAACATGCCGGCATTCCAGCTGTAGCCGCCCTCGCTCAGATAGCGCTGCGCCGTGGCGAGATCGGGCTTCTCGACAAAGGCGGCGACCTGCTCGCCCTCGCAGCGGATGTAGCCGTAGCCGGTCTCAGGGCGATCGGGTGTGATGCCCAAGATCACGATGTCGCCGTCGGCCGCGCGGTGCGCGGCCTGGCGCATCGCCAGCGTGAAGGCCTCGGCATCGATGACGGTTTGATCGGCCGGCGTAATGACGAGGACCGGATCTTGCCCCGCGCGGACGGCCTGCAGCGCCGCCAGCGTCACGGCCGGGGCGGTGTTGCGGCCGCAGGGTTCGAGCAGGACGGCGCTGGGCTCTGCCTTGATTTCGCGCAGTTGCTCCAAGACAAGGAAGCGATGCTCCTCATTGCCCACCACCAGCGGCGCGGCAACTTGGAGCTGCGCATCGCCCAGTGCCGCCAGGCGCTGAGCGGCCTGTTGGAACAGGCTGGTGTTGCCGGCCAGGATCAAGAACTGCTTGGGATAGCCCGCGCGCGACAGCGGCCACAGCCGCGTGCCGCTGCCGCCGGCCATGATGACGGGTTGAATCTCGATGGGTTTCATGCAAATCCTTGGGGGTTCTGCTCTTGCCAGCGCCAGGAATCGCGGCACATGGCGTCCAGGTCGCGCCGGGCCTGCCAGCCCAGCAGTTCACGCGCCCGGGTGGGGTCGGCATAGCAGGCGGCCACATCGCCCGGGCGGCGGGCCACGATGTCGTAGGGGATGTCACGGGCGCTGGCCTGGGCATAGGCGCGCACCAGCTCCAGCACCGAGTAGCCCTGGCCGGTGCCCAGATTGACCGTGAAGCTGCCCTCATGGTCCAGCAGTCGGCGCAGCGCCGCCACATGGCCGTCGGCCAGGTCCAGCACATGGATGTAGTCGCGCACACCGGTGCCGTCCGGGGTCGGGTAGTCGCCGCCAAACACCTGCAGGCATTCGCGCCGGCCCACGGCCACCTGGGCCACATAGGGCATCAGGTTGTTGGGCACGCCGCGCGGGTCCTCGCCGATGCGGCCGCTCTCGTGCGCGCCCACGGGGTTGAAGTAGCGCAGGCAGCCGGTCTGCCACTGCGGGTCAGAGGCCCCCAGATCGCGCAGGATCTGCTCGCCGATCAGCTTGGTGGCGCCATAGGGGTTGGTGGCACTGGTGGGGGCGTCCTCGCGGATTGGCAGCTGCTGTGGGTCGCCGTAGACGGTGGCGCTGCTGGAGAACACCATGCGCCGGCAGCCCACTTGCTGCATTGCCTGGCACACCGTGATCAGGCTGCCGAGGTTGTTGCGGTAGTAGTCCAGCGGCTGCGCCACCGACTCCCCTACCGCCTTGTAGGCGGCAAAGTGCACCACGGCGTCCACACGCTCGCGCGTCAGCAGGGCCTTCATGGCCGCAGCGTCGCTGCAATCCAGGCGCTCAAAGCGCAGGGGCTGGCGCAGCAGCGGCTGCAATCGCTCCAGCACCTTGGGCGAGCTGTTGCTGTGGTTGTCCACCCCCAGCACCTCAAAGCCGGCGGCATCGAGCTGCAGCCAGGTGTGGCTGGCGATATAGCCGGCCGCACCGGTCAAGAGGACGCGTGGTGTATTCATCAGTACACCAGCCACTGCAAATTGCAGCCGGCACTTCGGGCTGAGTAGGGGATGGAAAAACCGGCTCGGCCACTGCGGCGGTCGGTCGCCACTTCACAGCTGAACTGGCCCTTCTGGCTGATGGCCCAGCGCAGGGCCAGGGCGGCGCTGCGTGTGCGGTCGCTGCCGTCCACCGCAGTCTGGCCGCTGAGACCGGAGATGTCGCGGTTCATCTGCGAGACCGAGGCATCCAGATTCAATTTGGGCGCCAGCACATAGCTCGCCAGGGCCTTGAGCTGGCGGATCTGGGTGCTGTTGTTCTCCACCAGCGCGAAGCCGCTGTCCCGGGCGTCGCTGCCCTGATCCAGGGTGCCGGTCAGATTGAATTGCAGCCGGGCGGTGGCCAGCCAACTCCAGTCCAGGCCTCCCGCACGGGTGCGGCTGCTGCGACCGCCATCGCGTGACCCCGTCCCCTGGGAGACCCGCAACTTCACGGACTGCTTGCCGCTGAGCTGCCAGTTTGCGCTGGCCTCCACGCTGCGGTTGTCGAATTGCTCCGCCAGGTAGCCCTGGTTCAGGCGCTGGGCGCGGGGGTACTCGCCGTCGCTTTCGCGCAGGCCCAGGCGCAGTTGCAGCGCGTCATTCGGAACCCAGCGAAGGCCCAGGCCCACACTGCTGAATCGGTATTCATAGGGGTCGAAACTGGCCAGGCTGAAGTCGCGCTCTTGCCAGCTGGCCTGGGCGTCTACGCGCCAGGGGCCAAACAGGCCGTACTGCACCGAGGCGCGGGCCTGGTTCTGGGTCTCGATGTTCTTGTCTTTGGTGTTGGGCAGGGTGCCGGCGTTGAAGGGGGCCAAGCTGCGACGGCTGTTGACCGACAGATTGCCGGTCCAGCGCGAGGCTAGGGCCCAGTCCAGTCCTCCGTTCAGGCCGTGCTCCAGATGGTGCAGGGCGCTGTTGCGGCGGTAATCCACGTCGCGCGCATGCCCCTCCAGGTAAAAGCGCTGGCGCCCCAGATGCAGACGGGCCCCGGCCAGCAACATGGCCGAGCGGATCCAGTCCTGACCCTCGGGTGAGCTGTTTCCCAGGCGATAGACATTGGAGGCGTGGGTCAGGCCCAGTTGCGCACCTAGATACCAGGGGGCATCGGCGGGTTGCGCGAAAGCCAGGGTGGGTGTCAGCAGCGCCAACGGAATGAAGCGGGAAGGGGTCATGAGGTCAATACGCGTGGCGGTCGAACAGCACCAGGCGTACGGTGCGAACAATGATTTGCAGGTCCAGTGCCAGGGACCAGTTGCGCAGGTATTCCAGATCGTATTCGACGCGTTCTCGCATCTTCTCGACTGTCTCGGTCTCGCCGCGCAGCCCGTTCACCTGGGCCCAGCCGGTGATGCCAGGTCTGACTTTGTGGCGCACCATATAGGCCTTGATCAGGCGGCGGTACTCGGCGTTGTGGGCCACCGCATGGGGGCGGGGCCCCACGATGCTCATGCGGCCCTGCAGCACATTGATGAACTGCGGCAATTCGTCCAGCGAGGTGCGGCGGATGAAGGCGCCAAAGCGTGTCACGCGGGCGTCCCCCTTGGTGGCTTGCGGCACATGGCTGCCGTCGTCCTGCGTGCGCATCGAGCGGAATTTGTAGACCGTGATCTCCTCGCCATCCAGGCCGTTGCGGCGCTGCTTGAAGATCACCGGCCCGGGTGAGCTGAGCTTGACGCCCAGGCCCACCAGCAGCAGCAAAGGTGAAATCAGCACCAGGATGAGGCTGGCCAGCACGATGTCTGACAGGCGCTTCACCAGACCATGGGTGCCAGTGAAGGGGGTTTCGCAGATGCCCACCACGGGCACGCCGTGCACATCCTTAAGCCGCCCCTGGATGATGCTGATGCCAAACACATCAGGCACGAAATAGAGCGAGGCGGTGGTGTCTTGCAGCTTTTCCAAAAGTTGCACGATGCGCGGCTGGGAGCCCAGCGGCAGCGTGATGTAGACCTTGCGCACGCCCAGGCGCGCAATTTCGGCGGGCAGAGCCTCCAGCCGACCCAATAGGTGGGCCTCGGCCTCAGGGTGCACACGCTCGCCTTGGCGATCGTCGAAAAATCCGAGCAACTGCGAACCCGATTGCGGATCTGCTGCCAGTGCACGCGCCACCTTCACGCCAAGGGCTGCGGCGCCCACGATGACCACCGGGCTGCGTTGGCTGGGCCGCTGTGCGGCCCAGCGCAGCCAGGCGCGCCCGAAAGCAATGGCCAGCAACTGAACAATGGGCGTCAGCAAGCCCCAGGCCAGCAGCACCGGGGTCTCGAAATAACGCAGGCTGTCGGTGGCGTAGGCAAAGGCCCAGAGGATGGTGGCCAGGGTCAGCCAGGCGCCCAGCACGTCCAGGAAGGCCGACACTGGGTGTCCGACAAAGCGGTTGCGCCCCGGAAAGCTCAGTGCAAAGACCAGCAGGCAGAGCACGGCAGTGGCTCGCCCAAGGGGCTCGTTCAGGGCCGCCATCACGGCCAACAGGCAGCCCACCGTGATGCCGGGCTCCAGGAATGCGGCCACCAGCGACTGCACCGATTGCGGTGCGCTGTAGAACAGGCGCTGGTGTTGGCGGTCCTCGAACATGAAGGCGAAGGGCGGGGCAGGGGCGGATGAGGGGCGGCGCATTCTCTCGCAGCGTGGCAGGGCTCCTGGCGGTGCTCTCCCTAGAATGCGGGCATGCTTTGGACCGAGACCCTCGCCCCCGCCTTGCAAGAACGCCTGGTGCTGTGGCTGAACCATGTGCTGAGCCGCGAGCCGGTGGCTTGTGCGAAGTTGCAGGCCTTTGTGAATCGGCGCATTTCGGTGTCCGTGCGCGGCGCGCCGGCCTGGGCGCCGCCCTTGCCCGATCTGCATCTGGCCATCACCCCGGCCGGCTTGTTCGAGCAGATCGAGGCGGCGCAGGCGGGCGAGGCCGAGTTGGCCATCGAGATCGATGCCTCCAACCCGCTGGCCTCAGCCTTTGCGGCGCTCAAGGGGCGGCGCGAGGGTGTGACGGTGCGCGGCGACGCCGGCCTGGCTGGCGCCGTCAACTGGCTGTTTGACAACCTGCGCTGGGACCCGGCCGACGATTTGGCCCGCTTTGTGGGGCCGGCGCCGGCCCAGGCCTTTGAACAAATGGCACAGGGCCTGAAGGCCACGCTGAGTCAATTCGTTCGCCGCTGATGCGCCGCCTGCTGCGCCTGGCGCTGATCCTCTGGACCTTTGCCCGTTTCGGGCTGGA
Above is a window of Inhella inkyongensis DNA encoding:
- a CDS encoding NAD-dependent epimerase; the encoded protein is MKILVTGAAGFIGMHVSQILLARGDEVVGLDNLNDYYDPQLKHDRLARLTGKPGFRFVKMSVEDRAGMEALFAAEKFDRVVHLAAQAGVRYSLTNPHAYIDANIQGFMNILEGCRHHQIQHLVYASSSSVYGGNTLMPFSEHHSVDHPVSLYAATKKANELMAHTYSHLYRLPTTGLRFFTVYGPWGRPDMALFLFTKAILEGRAIDVFNHGQMVRDFTYIDDIAEGVVRVLDRPAEADPTYDAKAADPARSNAPYRVFNIGNHDPVTLMEFIEAIESAIGTEAKKNFLPLQAGDVPATHADVEELGAWTGFKPAMPVPQGIKNFVAWYRDYFKV
- the rfbC gene encoding dTDP-4-dehydrorhamnose 3,5-epimerase, which produces MNVIETALPGVLILEPRVFGDARGFFTESWNEARFNAAVGSSVRFVQDNHSRSSRGVLRGLHFQRAPHAQGKLVRCVAGSVLDVAVDLRAGSPSFGRWVGVELSADNHRQLWIPAGFGHGFLTLSDSADFLYKTTDYYAPECEGVVRWDDPDIGIAWPNIGEAFTLADKDAKAPLLKDIAPL
- the rfbA gene encoding glucose-1-phosphate thymidylyltransferase RfbA — translated: MNPTTTRKGIILAGGSGTRLHPATLAVSKQLLPVYDKPMVYYPLSTLMLAGIREVLLISTPLDTPRFAQLLGDGSQWGMSIQYAVQPSPDGLAQAFLIGREFIGNAPSSLVLGDNIFYGHDLPVLLKEADSRQGGASVFAYHVTDPERYGVVAFDEKKRAVSIEEKPKAPKSNYAVTGLYFYDSQVCDLAADLKPSPRGELEITDLNARYLAMQQLHVSIMGRGYAWLDTGTHDSLLEAGQFIATLEKRQGLKVACPEEIAYAQRWIDSEQLLRLAAPLAKTQYGQYLQKLVHERH
- the rfbD gene encoding dTDP-4-dehydrorhamnose reductase, encoding MKFVLLGAKGQVGWELQRALAPLGELHAWDRELGDLSKPEALAQRVQMLAPQAIVNAAAYTAVDKAESEPELARRVNAESPARLAVVAQTLGIPLVQFSTDYVFDGSGDQPRDERAPTGPLSVYGATKLAGEDAIRASGCVHLILRTSWVYAARGGNFAKTMLRLGAERDQLRVVNDQFGAPTGAELLADCCTHALRQLLAEPSASGTYHLAAAGVTNWVAYAALVLQHAAAHGQTLRCTQPEGIPSSAYPTPARRPLNSRLDCRRFESTFGLRLPHWEQGVRRMLDEVLA
- the rfbB gene encoding dTDP-glucose 4,6-dehydratase; this translates as MTILVTGGAGFIGSNFVLDWLDQSQEKVVTLDALTYAGNRENLARLKGDERHHFVHGDIGDRALLDQLLVTHRPRAILHFAAESHVDRSIHGPGAFIKTNVEGTFTLLEAARAYWSGQAEAIKGDFRFLHVSTDEVYGSLAPNDPAFTEAHPYEPNSPYSASKAASDHLVRAWHHTYGLPVLTTNCSNNYGPFHFPEKLIPLMIVNALAGKPLPVYGDGQQIRDWLYVKDHCSAIRTVLAQGRLGETYNVGGWNEKANIDIVRTVCALLDELRPSSDGPYARLITYVKDRPGHDRRYAIDARKIERELGWRPAETFETGIRKTVQWYLDHPGWVARVQSGAYRDWIETQYA
- a CDS encoding mannose-1-phosphate guanylyltransferase/mannose-6-phosphate isomerase — translated: MKPIEIQPVIMAGGSGTRLWPLSRAGYPKQFLILAGNTSLFQQAAQRLAALGDAQLQVAAPLVVGNEEHRFLVLEQLREIKAEPSAVLLEPCGRNTAPAVTLAALQAVRAGQDPVLVITPADQTVIDAEAFTLAMRQAAHRAADGDIVILGITPDRPETGYGYIRCEGEQVAAFVEKPDLATAQRYLSEGGYSWNAGMFVLRASRWLAALKDFRPDILAATEAAFANAQQDQRFVRPDAKLFAAVPAESVDYAVMERCPGSAHALVMVPLAAGWNDLGAWEAVWQVGPQDSDGNVQRGDALLANCRNTLVHANSRLVAAVGLNDVMVVEMPDAVLVIDRKRSQEVKTIVEKLQASGRGEQLLHRKVHRPWGWYDGIDHGERFQVKRIQVKPGASLSLQMHHHRAEHWIVVSGTAEVTVADKTVLLSENQSIYIPLGATHRLCNPGKLPLEIIEVQSGSYLGEDDIVRFSDTYGRA
- the galE gene encoding UDP-glucose 4-epimerase GalE is translated as MNTPRVLLTGAAGYIASHTWLQLDAAGFEVLGVDNHSNSSPKVLERLQPLLRQPLRFERLDCSDAAAMKALLTRERVDAVVHFAAYKAVGESVAQPLDYYRNNLGSLITVCQAMQQVGCRRMVFSSSATVYGDPQQLPIREDAPTSATNPYGATKLIGEQILRDLGASDPQWQTGCLRYFNPVGAHESGRIGEDPRGVPNNLMPYVAQVAVGRRECLQVFGGDYPTPDGTGVRDYIHVLDLADGHVAALRRLLDHEGSFTVNLGTGQGYSVLELVRAYAQASARDIPYDIVARRPGDVAACYADPTRARELLGWQARRDLDAMCRDSWRWQEQNPQGFA
- a CDS encoding undecaprenyl-phosphate glucose phosphotransferase, yielding MRRPSSAPAPPFAFMFEDRQHQRLFYSAPQSVQSLVAAFLEPGITVGCLLAVMAALNEPLGRATAVLCLLVFALSFPGRNRFVGHPVSAFLDVLGAWLTLATILWAFAYATDSLRYFETPVLLAWGLLTPIVQLLAIAFGRAWLRWAAQRPSQRSPVVIVGAAALGVKVARALAADPQSGSQLLGFFDDRQGERVHPEAEAHLLGRLEALPAEIARLGVRKVYITLPLGSQPRIVQLLEKLQDTTASLYFVPDVFGISIIQGRLKDVHGVPVVGICETPFTGTHGLVKRLSDIVLASLILVLISPLLLLVGLGVKLSSPGPVIFKQRRNGLDGEEITVYKFRSMRTQDDGSHVPQATKGDARVTRFGAFIRRTSLDELPQFINVLQGRMSIVGPRPHAVAHNAEYRRLIKAYMVRHKVRPGITGWAQVNGLRGETETVEKMRERVEYDLEYLRNWSLALDLQIIVRTVRLVLFDRHAY